From Chthonomonadales bacterium, one genomic window encodes:
- the lptB gene encoding LPS export ABC transporter ATP-binding protein, giving the protein MEIAAENLVKRYRGHAAVAGVSLEMRRGEIVGLLGPNGAGKTTTFYMLVGLVRPNSGRVLLDGQEITSMPMFRRARAGIGYLPQEASVFRELSVADNLRLVLEQTRMSAAAQRKRVDSLLEELGIGHLRDRIGKTLSGGERRRVEIARSLSTSPAFILLDEPFTGIDPIAIHDIQLIVRQLKARDIGILITDHNVQATLRITERAYIIADGEIKAAGDSAALPDDPIARHYYFGEGYRS; this is encoded by the coding sequence GTGGAGATAGCAGCGGAGAACCTGGTCAAGCGGTACCGCGGGCACGCCGCCGTCGCGGGCGTCTCGCTGGAGATGCGCCGGGGCGAGATCGTCGGGCTGCTCGGGCCCAATGGCGCGGGCAAGACGACGACGTTCTACATGCTCGTTGGCCTGGTACGCCCCAACAGCGGGCGGGTCCTGCTCGATGGACAGGAGATCACCTCGATGCCGATGTTCCGGCGCGCGCGTGCCGGCATCGGCTACCTGCCACAGGAGGCCTCCGTCTTTCGCGAGCTCAGCGTGGCCGACAACCTGCGGCTCGTGCTCGAGCAAACGCGGATGTCCGCTGCCGCGCAGCGCAAGCGTGTCGACTCGCTGCTGGAGGAGCTTGGCATCGGGCATCTGCGCGACCGCATCGGCAAGACGCTCTCCGGTGGCGAACGCCGGCGCGTCGAGATCGCGCGCTCACTGTCGACCTCGCCGGCGTTCATTCTACTCGATGAGCCCTTCACGGGCATCGATCCCATCGCAATTCACGACATTCAGCTCATCGTACGGCAACTCAAGGCCCGCGACATCGGCATCCTGATCACCGACCACAACGTGCAGGCCACGCTGCGCATCACCGAGCGTGCCTACATCATCGCGGACGGTGAGATCAAGGCCGCCGGCGACTCGGCCGCGCTGCCCGACGACCCGATCGCCCGCCACTACTACTTCGGCGAAGGGTACAGGAGCTAG
- a CDS encoding LptF/LptG family permease — protein MIRLVDRLVWREMLGHFVNAVLLFMLLLFGAAYLFKITDLLVSGVPLGLVLRVTLYSLPGLVTQTLPMSMLLAALLAFGRLSSDSEHIALFAGGISFFRIARPVALMGLVVSIATFLWNETVVPPSTRAYYELVQNATETIQATDKPLNYIVKTSDGRVDEFVNIAGGYDARTKQIRGVTIVKMSDDPARRGEPELALFAERAAARDPRGLDWEFYDVYLKSLRPDANGNSIVDVYMKQAATKTLPANLRVGKTFRGVMQADVTDNRRMTFRELRDKINTERKEGNPNTLGDEVDLWEKLSLPLASVVFGLVGAPLGIRPQRSGKAMGFGIAIAIIFLYWVVYRWMYVVGKSGGVPPLFASFTACLLGLIAATVLIARVRQ, from the coding sequence GTGATTCGTCTCGTCGACCGGCTCGTGTGGCGCGAGATGCTCGGGCACTTCGTCAACGCGGTGCTCCTCTTCATGCTGCTCCTGTTCGGGGCCGCCTACCTGTTCAAGATCACGGACCTCCTGGTCTCCGGAGTGCCACTCGGGCTCGTCCTTCGCGTCACGCTGTACAGCCTTCCCGGGCTGGTGACGCAGACACTGCCCATGAGCATGCTGCTGGCCGCGCTCCTGGCGTTCGGGCGCCTCTCCAGCGACAGCGAGCACATCGCGCTCTTCGCGGGAGGCATCAGCTTCTTTCGCATCGCGCGGCCGGTGGCCCTGATGGGACTCGTCGTGAGCATCGCCACCTTCTTGTGGAATGAGACGGTCGTGCCGCCGTCGACCCGCGCCTACTACGAACTCGTCCAGAACGCGACCGAGACGATCCAGGCGACCGACAAGCCCCTGAACTACATCGTCAAGACGAGCGACGGCCGGGTGGACGAGTTCGTTAACATCGCGGGCGGGTACGACGCGCGCACGAAGCAGATCCGCGGGGTCACCATCGTCAAGATGAGCGATGACCCCGCGCGCCGGGGCGAGCCCGAGCTCGCCCTCTTTGCCGAGCGCGCCGCCGCGCGCGACCCACGCGGGCTGGATTGGGAGTTCTACGATGTCTACCTGAAGTCGCTTCGTCCGGACGCTAACGGCAACAGTATCGTCGACGTCTACATGAAGCAGGCCGCCACCAAGACGCTGCCCGCGAACCTGCGGGTCGGCAAGACGTTCCGTGGGGTCATGCAGGCCGACGTCACCGACAATCGCCGGATGACATTCCGCGAATTGCGTGATAAGATCAACACAGAGCGCAAGGAAGGGAACCCGAACACGCTGGGCGACGAGGTGGACCTGTGGGAGAAGCTCTCGCTGCCCCTCGCCAGCGTGGTCTTCGGGCTGGTCGGCGCGCCGCTCGGCATCCGGCCGCAGCGCAGCGGGAAGGCGATGGGGTTCGGCATCGCCATCGCCATCATCTTCCTCTACTGGGTGGTCTATCGCTGGATGTACGTGGTTGGCAA